A window of Deltaproteobacteria bacterium HGW-Deltaproteobacteria-6 contains these coding sequences:
- a CDS encoding alcohol dehydrogenase — translation GGYDKVFDTVGSAETLNMALRVTATGGVLSIIGIGKEVKLDLTPLWLKLQTVKGCYGYRYNNIAGVRKHTFEISLEMISTGKVQVDDMLTHKLPLEKYREMIDIHLNKEANRAMKIAFQF, via the coding sequence GGGCGGCTATGACAAAGTCTTTGATACGGTCGGCAGCGCCGAAACTCTGAATATGGCTCTCAGGGTTACTGCAACCGGCGGAGTACTTTCCATTATCGGAATTGGAAAAGAGGTAAAGCTGGATCTCACCCCGTTGTGGCTCAAGCTGCAGACCGTCAAAGGCTGCTACGGCTATCGCTATAACAACATCGCAGGCGTCAGAAAACATACGTTTGAAATCTCACTGGAAATGATTTCCACCGGAAAAGTTCAGGTGGATGACATGCTGACTCACAAGCTTCCACTTGAAAAATACAGGGAAATGATTGATATTCATCTTAATAAAGAGGCCAACCGGGCAATGAAAATCGCTTTTCAATTTTGA